From Veillonella dispar, one genomic window encodes:
- a CDS encoding helix-turn-helix domain-containing protein gives MNPHNHAISHAGLTMSRHTVFDGIDLLFLDVKEESVQFYAKSHTKTFAINHCEEGRIECKFTSGEYLYMGPGDMSLGWHTHADYQHKNYFPTKLFKGIVLLVDVEKAQPVLDSLVTESRINLTSLAERFCEHSEYGMMMEETESVRQIFSSLYKVPDQIKGHYFKLKVIEIFLLLSVISTSNNEKRATYRKQQVDIVKAVNEYVSTQFMKRITIETLSEQFDVPTSTLKRCFKGVYGTTIHQYLKECRINAAKRLLHETDQSILEIANAVGYENGSKFTSAFKEATGVTPSAYRKI, from the coding sequence ATGAATCCACATAATCATGCAATTTCACATGCAGGACTTACTATGTCGAGACATACGGTGTTTGACGGTATCGATCTATTATTTCTGGATGTGAAAGAAGAGTCGGTTCAATTTTATGCTAAATCACATACCAAGACATTTGCCATAAATCATTGTGAAGAGGGGCGCATCGAGTGTAAGTTTACATCTGGGGAATATTTATATATGGGGCCAGGAGATATGTCATTAGGATGGCATACTCATGCTGACTACCAACATAAAAATTATTTCCCTACAAAACTTTTTAAGGGAATTGTATTACTCGTAGATGTAGAAAAAGCGCAACCTGTATTGGATTCGCTTGTTACTGAGTCACGTATTAATTTAACAAGCCTAGCTGAACGATTTTGTGAGCATTCCGAGTACGGTATGATGATGGAAGAAACTGAATCGGTTAGACAGATTTTTTCTAGCTTATATAAAGTGCCTGACCAAATCAAAGGGCACTATTTTAAATTAAAGGTTATTGAGATCTTTTTGTTATTATCTGTAATTTCTACGAGCAATAATGAAAAGAGAGCAACCTATCGGAAACAGCAGGTTGATATTGTGAAAGCTGTTAACGAATATGTATCTACTCAGTTTATGAAGCGTATTACAATTGAGACATTATCTGAACAATTTGATGTACCTACGTCTACATTAAAAAGATGTTTTAAGGGCGTATATGGTACGACGATACATCAATATTTAAAAGAATGTCGTATTAATGCGGCTAAGAGGTTACTCCATGAAACGGATCAATCGATTCTAGAAATTGCTAATGCCGTAGGCTATGAGAATGGCAGTAAGTTTACTAGTGCCTTTAAAGAGGCTACTGGTGTAACTCCAAGTGCTTATCGTAAGATATAA